GATGCGCAGGTGGTAGAGTTTGCCTCCCGACTCATGCCCAGACAGCTAGATGAGGCAGGATCGAATATGCTCAAAAGCAAAATTGAATCGCTGGGTATTGAAATTCTCCTCAACAAAAGCACCAGTGAGATCCAGGGAAATGGAAAGCTGGATGGCCTGCTCTTTGCTGACGGCAGCCAACTGGATACCGATATGCTGGTCATTTCCTGCGGGATCGTTTCCCGAGACGAACTGGCCGCTCAGGCCGGACTGAAAACTGGAAAACGTGGCGGTTTTAAGGTGAATAATCAGTTGCAAACCAACGATCCGCACATCTATGCCATCGGAGAGGCTGCTTCATACAATGACATGGTCTACGGACTGGTGGCCCCGGGCTACGACATGGCCGATACGGTAGTGGATCAGATTTTGGGAAGCGGTCAAAAGCAATTTACCGGAGCGGATATGTCCACCAAACTCAAGCTGATCGGGGTGGAAGTAGGGAGCTTTGGAGACGCGCTGGGTGATATCTCCGGGAGTGTCCCCATCGTTTTCGAAGACAAAAACACCGGTATCTACAAGCGAATCAACCTCTCACCGGATCGTAAAAAATTATTGGGTGGTATCATGGTGGGTGACACCAGTGCCTACGGCATGCTACTCCAGATCACCCAAAATGGCATGGCGCTCCCCCCTAACCCTGAAGACCTGATACTTGGCGCAAGAGGTGGAGAATCCGGAGGAAACAGCATGATGGACCTGCCAGATACTGCTCAGATATGCTCCTGCGAAAATGTCACCAAAGACGACATTGTGGGGGCCATCAAAGACCAGGAGCTCACAGACCTGCAGCAGGTACGTACCTGTACCAAAGCCGGAACGGGATGCGGAGCCTGCTCACCCATGGTGGGCGATATCTTTACCGCCACACTCAAGTCCATGGGGCAGGTAGTCAGAAAAACGATCTGTGCCCACTTTGACTATACCCGTCAGGAGCTCTTTAGCCTGATCAAAGTAAAAGGTATCCAAAGTTTTGATGAGCTACTCGATCAGTATGGCAGTGGCGATGGTTGCGAGACCTGCAAACCGGCCGTGGCTTCACTGATGGCCAGCATCTGGAATGACCTCATCCTGAAACAGGACACCATTCAAGACACCAACGATCGCTTTTTGGCCAATATCCAAAAGGGAGGTAGCTACTCTGTGGTGCCTCGCGTAGCAGGTGGAGAGATTACACCTGACAAGCTCATCGCCATGGGGCAGGTAGCCAAAAAATACGATCTATACACCAAGATCACTGGGGGGCAGCGCATCGACATGTTCGGTGCCCGACTCAATGACCTCCCGGCCATCTGGCGCGAGCTGATAGATGCCGGATTTGAAAGCGGGCATGCATACGGTAAATCACTGCGCACCGTCAAGAGCTGTGTGGGCTCTACCTGGTGTCGCTATGGGCTGCATGACTCGGTCTCTTTTGCTATAGAGATAGAAAACCGATACAAAGGCATGCGCTCTCCTCACAAGCTCAAGGGTGGAGTGTCCGGTTGCAGGAGAGAATGTGCTGAAGCTCAAAGCAAGGATTTCGGACTCATCGCTACTGAAATCGGGTACAACCTGTACGTCTGTGGCAATGGTGGTGCCAATCCCCAGCACGCCAAACTCCTGGCAGGAGATATTGATGAAAAGACCGCCATCAAATACCTCGACAGATTCCTGATGTTTTACATCCGCACAGCCGAGCCACTCAACCGCACGGCGGTATGGCTCAATAAGCTGGAAGGGGGAATTGACTACCTGCGCGAGGTGGTGGTCAACGACAGCCTGGGACTTGGTGAGGAGCTGGAAAAAGACATGCAGGCGCTCATCGCCTCCTACCATTGCGAATGGAAAGAAGCCATCGAGGATGAAGGCATGAAGGCCCGATTCAGACATTTCTCCAATTCAGACGAGCATGATCCTACTCAGCAATTTGTACCCATGCGCGAAATGAAAAAGCCCGCAGACTGGCAAACCGTAACCAAAGACTAATACCATGACAGAAGATATACTCGAATACAGAACCGTACTCCCAGCCCAGGTGACCACCTGGTACCCGGCATGCAGGGTGGAGGATTTCCCTAAAGATGGAGGCCTTTGTATCTCCTATAGAGGCTTGCAAATCGCCGTTTTCAATTTTACCCGCAGGCAGGAATGGTATGCCACACAAAACCTGTGTCCTCATAAGCACCAGATGATCCTGAGTCGGGGCATGATCGGCTCAGAAGGGGATGAACCAAAAGTGGCCTGTCCCTTTCACAAAAAGACCTTTTCGCTGAAAACGGGGGCCAACCTGAATGGCAATGAGTGTGAGCTGGCCACCTATCCGGTAAAAGTGGAAAACGGCACAGTCCTGGTGGGATTTGCGTAATCTTACGTATCCAGGCACGTTTAATCAGGGCAATTACTTACTTTTATGCCTTGACCTGGCTCAGGTTGACACATGGCAAAACTCAGATTTAAACGTTTAGGACTTTTTTACCTCATAGCACTTGGTTGCATCGCGCTGAGCATCGTTGTTAGCCAAATTCTGATACAGACCTCCATCAACCGTCAGCAGGATGACGCTCATGTGATCAATGTGGCGGGTCGTCAACGGATGCTGAGTCAAAAAATCAGCAAGCTGGCCCTCAAGATAGAGCACCAAAAAGGCGAACGGCTCCAAAATATCATTGCACTAAGGGAAGCCCTGGCCCTGTGGAAGCAATCTCACGAAGGCCTCCAGTTTGGAGATGCAGAGCTGGGGCTCTCCGGGGCTAATTCCAGCATCATCATGGAGATGTTTGAGACCATTTCCCCGCACTATGAGGCTATCTACCAAAATGCACAAGACCTCCTCTCATTGCCCCCTGATCATGACGACAGCACTGCCCTACTCAGAGCGGACTATGTAAGCACCATTCTGGCCCATGAATCTACCTTTCTGGAAGGCATGGACAAGATCGTCTTCCAATACGATGAGGAAGCTCAGAAAAAAGTACGGGAACTGAAAGAAACCGAATATTTCCTCCTCGTCATTTCTCTACTGATCATCATCATTGAATTGATTTTCATCTTCCGGCCGCTGGCCAGAAGTGTGCGCGCCACTGTGCAGGACCTCATGGCGTCTGAGGAATCCTCGAGAAAGATGACCCGCGAACTCTCCAAACTCTACGAGGAGTTGGGCAAGTCCTATCAGGACCTGGAGGCGGTCAATCTGGAACCGGAATCCCCCTCACTTTATGCCAGCATGAGCGCTCAGGGGGAGTTTATGTACCTCGCTCCGCGTTTTCTTCACATGATGGAATACGAAGAGACCGAGCCACCCAAGACTTTCCAACAATTGCTCAAAAGCAGTGGATATAAAGATGATTTCATCAAAGGACTGATGCTACTGCTTCAGGAAAACAAAAACTGGACCGGAGAAATCAGGCTCATCACTGAGCCCGGAGACTTCTGCTGGGTGGAAACTTTTCTAATACCCATCGCCATCACCGGAGAGATCAAAATGATCTCACATGACATCACAGAGTTCAAGGAAGCCAAGATCCGCTCCCGGGAGCTGAATAGAGAACGCATCGAAAAGTCCGTGAAAGAGCAGCAGTACCGCTCGGTACTGATCCTGGAAGGTCAGGAAGAAGAACGAAAGCGGCTCTCCAGAGAGCTACACGATGGCGTGGGCCAAATGCTCTCTGCCATGAAGCTCCTGCTGGAATCTTTCGCGCCCTCCTCCAACCCGATGAAAATGCGACTGGAAGACGCCAAGAGCCTGATGAAGAGCATCATTCAGGAAGTGCGAAGGGTCTCCTTTAACCTTACTCCAAGCAGTCTCGACGATTTTGGGTTGGTGCCGGCCATCAAGAAATTTTGTGATGAGATCAACTCGGTGACCAAAGCGAAAGTGGAGTTTGTGAATGAAACCAGGTTTATCAACCGTCTGGAAAGCACCATTGAAACCAACCTGTACCGCATCATACAGGAGAGCGTGAATAATGCGCTGAAATATGCCAAAGCCACACACATCACTGTGCGCTTTTCGCATAACATCAACTCGCTGAATATCCTCATAGAGGATGATGGCAAAGGATTTGACTATGACCGACTGGGAAGCAGTGGCCATTTTGAAAAAGCCGGTCATGGAATTTTTAATATGAAAGAGCGAACTTCTTATATTGGCGGTAGTTTTAACCTGACTACCGAGCTCGGAAAAGGAACCAAAATATTTATCACATTATCCCTAGATAAAAATGATTAAAGTAGCCCTGGCCGATGATCACGAAATAGTGCGTCACGGCATCAAAATGGTATTGGAAGAC
This Marinoscillum sp. 108 DNA region includes the following protein-coding sequences:
- the nirB gene encoding nitrite reductase large subunit NirB, producing the protein MKKVIVIGNGMVGYKFCEKLRAKAGHQEVSLLVYGEESVPAYDRVHLSEYFTNQSEEKLLMAPAGWYAENDISLKTSQLVTEIDRDQKIVRTHTGETEAYDYLILATGSRPMVPPIKGVDKKGVFVYRTIEDLDQIIAYAKNVKRGAVLGGGLLGLEAAKALMDLKLDAQVVEFASRLMPRQLDEAGSNMLKSKIESLGIEILLNKSTSEIQGNGKLDGLLFADGSQLDTDMLVISCGIVSRDELAAQAGLKTGKRGGFKVNNQLQTNDPHIYAIGEAASYNDMVYGLVAPGYDMADTVVDQILGSGQKQFTGADMSTKLKLIGVEVGSFGDALGDISGSVPIVFEDKNTGIYKRINLSPDRKKLLGGIMVGDTSAYGMLLQITQNGMALPPNPEDLILGARGGESGGNSMMDLPDTAQICSCENVTKDDIVGAIKDQELTDLQQVRTCTKAGTGCGACSPMVGDIFTATLKSMGQVVRKTICAHFDYTRQELFSLIKVKGIQSFDELLDQYGSGDGCETCKPAVASLMASIWNDLILKQDTIQDTNDRFLANIQKGGSYSVVPRVAGGEITPDKLIAMGQVAKKYDLYTKITGGQRIDMFGARLNDLPAIWRELIDAGFESGHAYGKSLRTVKSCVGSTWCRYGLHDSVSFAIEIENRYKGMRSPHKLKGGVSGCRRECAEAQSKDFGLIATEIGYNLYVCGNGGANPQHAKLLAGDIDEKTAIKYLDRFLMFYIRTAEPLNRTAVWLNKLEGGIDYLREVVVNDSLGLGEELEKDMQALIASYHCEWKEAIEDEGMKARFRHFSNSDEHDPTQQFVPMREMKKPADWQTVTKD
- the nirD gene encoding nitrite reductase small subunit NirD, whose protein sequence is MTEDILEYRTVLPAQVTTWYPACRVEDFPKDGGLCISYRGLQIAVFNFTRRQEWYATQNLCPHKHQMILSRGMIGSEGDEPKVACPFHKKTFSLKTGANLNGNECELATYPVKVENGTVLVGFA
- a CDS encoding type IV pili methyl-accepting chemotaxis transducer N-terminal domain-containing protein — its product is MAKLRFKRLGLFYLIALGCIALSIVVSQILIQTSINRQQDDAHVINVAGRQRMLSQKISKLALKIEHQKGERLQNIIALREALALWKQSHEGLQFGDAELGLSGANSSIIMEMFETISPHYEAIYQNAQDLLSLPPDHDDSTALLRADYVSTILAHESTFLEGMDKIVFQYDEEAQKKVRELKETEYFLLVISLLIIIIELIFIFRPLARSVRATVQDLMASEESSRKMTRELSKLYEELGKSYQDLEAVNLEPESPSLYASMSAQGEFMYLAPRFLHMMEYEETEPPKTFQQLLKSSGYKDDFIKGLMLLLQENKNWTGEIRLITEPGDFCWVETFLIPIAITGEIKMISHDITEFKEAKIRSRELNRERIEKSVKEQQYRSVLILEGQEEERKRLSRELHDGVGQMLSAMKLLLESFAPSSNPMKMRLEDAKSLMKSIIQEVRRVSFNLTPSSLDDFGLVPAIKKFCDEINSVTKAKVEFVNETRFINRLESTIETNLYRIIQESVNNALKYAKATHITVRFSHNINSLNILIEDDGKGFDYDRLGSSGHFEKAGHGIFNMKERTSYIGGSFNLTTELGKGTKIFITLSLDKND